The following coding sequences lie in one Streptomyces xiamenensis genomic window:
- the gatC gene encoding Asp-tRNA(Asn)/Glu-tRNA(Gln) amidotransferase subunit GatC: MPGITREEVAHLARLARLELTDEELDHFAGQLDDIIGAVARVSDVADQDVPPTSHPLPLTNVMRPDEVRPSLTPQQALSGAPAAAQQRFKVPQILGEEA; the protein is encoded by the coding sequence ATGCCAGGCATCACGCGCGAGGAGGTCGCCCACCTCGCCCGGCTGGCACGTCTGGAGCTGACGGACGAAGAGCTCGACCACTTCGCCGGTCAGCTCGACGACATCATCGGCGCGGTCGCCCGCGTCTCCGATGTCGCCGACCAGGATGTGCCCCCGACCTCCCACCCGCTGCCGCTGACCAACGTCATGCGCCCGGACGAGGTACGGCCCTCGCTCACCCCGCAGCAGGCGCTCTCCGGCGCGCCCGCCGCCGCCCAGCAGCGCTTCAAGGTGCCGCAGATCCTCGGGGAGGAGGCATGA
- the gatA gene encoding Asp-tRNA(Asn)/Glu-tRNA(Gln) amidotransferase subunit GatA, whose protein sequence is MTDVIHRTAAEIAAQIADGSVTATEVAEAHLARIDAVDEKVHAFLHVDREGALAQARAVDERRAAGEKLGPLAGVPLALKDIFTTEGVPTTCASKILEGWIPPYDATVTRRLKAAGVVILGKTNMDEFAMGSSTETSAYGPTGNPWDLTRIPGGSGGGSAAAIASYQAPLAIGTDTGGSIRQPAAVTGTVGVKPTYGGVSRYGMIAFSSSLDQGGPCARTVLDTALLHEAIAGHDPLDSTSINAPVPAVVEAARNGSVAGLRVGVVKEFRGEGYQPGVMARFDEAVELLRELGAEVVEVSCPSFDKALAAYYLIAPSECSSNLARFDAMRYGLRVGDTGGRSAEEVTTLTRGQGFGDEVKRRIMLGTYALSSGYYDAYYGSAQKVRTLITRDFERAFGDVDVLISPTTPTTAFAIGERVDDPMAMYLADLCTIPTNLAGNAAMSLPCGLADEDGLPVGLQIIAPAMADERLYRVGAAVEAGFQARWGHPLLEEAPAL, encoded by the coding sequence ATGACCGACGTGATCCACCGCACCGCCGCCGAGATCGCCGCACAGATCGCCGACGGCTCCGTCACCGCCACCGAGGTCGCCGAGGCGCACCTGGCGCGGATCGACGCCGTCGACGAGAAGGTGCACGCCTTCCTGCACGTGGACCGCGAGGGCGCCCTCGCCCAGGCCCGCGCCGTCGACGAGCGGCGCGCCGCCGGGGAGAAGCTCGGCCCGCTGGCCGGTGTCCCGCTCGCGCTCAAGGACATCTTCACCACCGAGGGCGTCCCCACCACCTGTGCCTCCAAGATCCTCGAGGGCTGGATCCCGCCCTACGACGCCACCGTCACCCGCCGCCTGAAGGCCGCCGGGGTGGTGATCCTGGGCAAGACCAACATGGACGAGTTCGCCATGGGCTCCTCCACCGAGACCAGCGCGTACGGCCCCACCGGCAACCCGTGGGACCTCACCCGCATCCCCGGTGGCTCCGGCGGCGGCTCGGCCGCCGCGATCGCCTCCTACCAGGCGCCGCTGGCGATCGGCACCGACACCGGCGGCTCCATCCGGCAGCCCGCCGCCGTCACCGGCACGGTCGGCGTCAAGCCCACCTACGGCGGGGTCTCCCGCTACGGCATGATCGCCTTCTCCTCCTCCCTGGACCAGGGCGGCCCGTGCGCCCGCACCGTGCTCGACACGGCGCTGCTGCACGAGGCGATCGCCGGGCACGACCCGCTGGACTCCACCTCCATCAACGCGCCGGTGCCCGCCGTCGTCGAGGCGGCCCGCAACGGCTCGGTGGCCGGGCTGCGGGTCGGCGTGGTCAAGGAGTTCCGCGGCGAGGGGTACCAGCCCGGCGTCATGGCCCGCTTCGACGAGGCCGTGGAACTGCTGCGCGAGCTGGGTGCCGAGGTCGTCGAGGTGTCCTGCCCGTCCTTCGACAAGGCGCTCGCCGCGTACTACCTCATCGCGCCCTCCGAGTGCTCCTCCAACCTGGCCCGCTTCGACGCCATGCGGTACGGGCTGCGGGTCGGCGACACCGGCGGGCGCTCCGCCGAGGAGGTCACCACCCTCACCCGGGGCCAGGGCTTCGGGGACGAGGTCAAGCGGCGCATCATGCTCGGTACGTACGCCCTGTCGTCCGGCTACTACGACGCGTACTACGGCAGCGCCCAGAAGGTCCGCACCCTCATCACCCGCGACTTCGAGCGGGCGTTCGGCGATGTCGACGTGCTGATCTCGCCGACCACCCCGACCACCGCCTTCGCCATCGGCGAGCGCGTGGACGACCCGATGGCCATGTACCTGGCCGACCTGTGCACCATCCCCACCAACCTGGCGGGCAACGCCGCCATGTCGCTGCCCTGCGGCCTGGCGGACGAGGACGGCCTGCCCGTGGGCCTGCAGATCATCGCCCCCGCGATGGCCGATGAACGGCTGTACCGCGTGGGAGCGGCGGTCGAGGCCGGCTTCCAGGCACGCTGGGGACACCCGTTGCTGGAGGAGGCACCCGCGCTATGA
- a CDS encoding DUF6191 domain-containing protein: MPNPFSLMEALFRPSGYHTEEEAWRLEFDRVDEGSNAPGGAGPIDLESGRVTVSVPGSRAPAA; encoded by the coding sequence ATGCCCAATCCGTTCAGTCTGATGGAAGCGCTGTTCCGGCCCAGTGGGTACCACACCGAGGAAGAGGCCTGGCGGCTGGAGTTCGACCGGGTCGACGAGGGCAGCAACGCGCCCGGTGGCGCCGGCCCGATCGATCTGGAGTCGGGCCGGGTCACCGTCAGCGTCCCGGGGTCACGGGCGCCAGCAGCCTGA
- the gatB gene encoding Asp-tRNA(Asn)/Glu-tRNA(Gln) amidotransferase subunit GatB gives MTVTDDLVSYEDALASYDPVMGLEVHVELGTATKMFCGCATTLGAEPNSQTCPTCLGLPGALPVVNAVGVESAIRIGLALNCEIAEWCRFARKNYFYPDMPKNFQTSQYDEPIAFNGYLDVQLDDGTIFRVEIERAHMEEDTGKSTHIGGATGRIHGASHSLLDYNRAGIPLIEIVTKPITGAGERAPEVAKAYVAELRELIKALGVSEARMEMGQMRCDVNVSLRPHGREKFGTRSETKNVNSLRSVERAVRFEIQRHAAVLDGGGAIVQETRHFHEENGSTTSGRVKEEAEDYRYFPEPDLVPVAPPKEWVEELRGELPELPRARRNRLREEWGISEHEMQSVLNAGAIDLITATIEAGADQAAARKWWMGELARRANEAGAELAALPVTPAQIARVAALVAEGSLNDKLARQVIEGVLAGEGSPDEVVEARGLKIVKDEGALGAAVDEAIAANPGVADKVRGGKVAAAGALVGAVMKATRGQADAGRARELILERLGVQG, from the coding sequence GTGACCGTGACTGACGACCTGGTGTCGTACGAGGACGCCCTCGCGTCCTACGACCCCGTCATGGGCCTTGAGGTCCATGTCGAACTCGGCACCGCGACCAAGATGTTCTGCGGCTGCGCCACCACCCTGGGCGCGGAGCCGAACTCCCAGACCTGCCCCACCTGCCTGGGGCTGCCCGGCGCCCTGCCGGTGGTCAACGCCGTGGGCGTGGAATCCGCCATCCGGATCGGTCTCGCGCTGAACTGCGAGATCGCCGAATGGTGCCGGTTCGCCCGGAAGAACTACTTCTATCCGGACATGCCGAAGAACTTCCAGACCTCGCAGTACGACGAGCCGATCGCCTTCAACGGCTACCTCGACGTGCAGCTGGACGACGGCACGATCTTCCGGGTGGAGATCGAGCGCGCCCACATGGAGGAGGACACCGGCAAGTCCACCCACATCGGTGGCGCGACCGGCCGTATCCACGGGGCCTCGCACTCCCTGCTGGACTACAACCGGGCCGGCATCCCGCTGATCGAGATCGTCACCAAGCCGATCACGGGCGCGGGGGAGCGGGCGCCGGAGGTGGCCAAGGCGTACGTCGCCGAGCTGCGCGAGCTGATCAAGGCGCTCGGCGTCTCCGAGGCCCGCATGGAGATGGGCCAGATGCGCTGTGACGTGAACGTGTCACTGCGCCCGCACGGGCGGGAGAAGTTCGGCACCCGCAGCGAGACGAAGAACGTCAACTCGCTGCGCAGCGTCGAGCGCGCCGTGCGCTTCGAGATCCAGCGGCACGCGGCGGTGCTGGACGGTGGCGGCGCCATCGTCCAGGAGACCCGGCACTTCCATGAGGAGAACGGTTCCACCACCTCGGGGCGGGTCAAGGAGGAGGCGGAGGACTACCGCTACTTCCCCGAGCCCGACCTGGTGCCGGTGGCCCCGCCCAAGGAGTGGGTGGAGGAGCTGCGCGGCGAGCTTCCCGAGCTGCCGCGTGCCCGGCGCAACCGGCTGCGCGAGGAGTGGGGCATCTCGGAGCACGAGATGCAGTCCGTGCTCAACGCCGGTGCGATCGACCTGATCACCGCCACCATCGAGGCGGGCGCCGATCAGGCCGCCGCGCGCAAGTGGTGGATGGGTGAGCTGGCGCGGCGGGCGAACGAGGCGGGCGCCGAGCTGGCCGCGCTGCCGGTGACGCCGGCCCAGATCGCGCGGGTCGCGGCGCTGGTGGCCGAGGGCTCGCTCAACGACAAGCTGGCCCGGCAGGTCATCGAGGGCGTGCTGGCGGGCGAGGGCTCGCCGGACGAGGTCGTCGAGGCGCGCGGGCTGAAGATCGTCAAGGACGAGGGCGCGCTGGGCGCGGCCGTCGACGAGGCGATCGCCGCCAACCCGGGCGTGGCCGACAAGGTACGCGGCGGCAAGGTCGCGGCGGCGGGCGCGCTGGTCGGCGCGGTCATGAAGGCCACCCGTGGCCAGGCGGACGCGGGGCGGGCCAGGGAGCTGATCCTGGAACGCCTGGGCGTTCAGGGCTGA
- a CDS encoding putative bifunctional diguanylate cyclase/phosphodiesterase, with the protein MQSAPTGRPTQRRNCAWLARYTRPAVLITAAIALLIGVSRVVAEGHALFPGARAGLGFALLTGVVVTHLVAVRGDRWWGSSGSGAALALSMLLQYGWVPALLISLAVVTLVGAARRDRRQQALVHGSIDILGVGAAGLTLAVFGVRPSVAHPWHPDDWTPAILLQLLLGAVAYLVVSRTLHWLCDTPSAALPAAGSAVTAAALLRQGTIALALLCFAPLIVVVAAEVPLLIPLFAVPLIALDRTLWLANARAEEQLLDPLTGLPNRQWLLDRTRAALEEAAPEAAPTPEPADVPARCALVLIDLDSFRDVNDTLGHLTGDRLLLQIADRIRAGLPPEAAAARLGGDEFAVLLPGVESADAARHIARDLIRSLSAPLELDGLTLLMEASAGVAVAPDHAREAEDLLRRADVAMYAAKRDRCGVQVYEASRDEHTPDRLGLLGDLRHALERGQVELHYQPKVGFDGAVAGLEALIRWVHPERGRVPPDEFIAIAETSGLMPQLTEYVLETALRQVAHWRAAGLTVPVAVNVSPRDVYTDGFTEAVAARLARHRVPAGSLQLEITEHVMLEDPQHAADTLAGLTAHGVKISLDDFGTGYSSLSYLRTLPVSELKIDRSFVAGLAADPQNAEIVRCTIELAHSLGLVVVAEGVEDDETWERLRDMGCDAVQGWLVSAALPPAEATAWLRGRDSDPPPAEAARATGAGELPHNHQPVR; encoded by the coding sequence ATGCAGTCAGCCCCCACGGGACGACCGACCCAGCGGCGCAACTGCGCGTGGCTGGCCCGGTACACCCGGCCCGCCGTCCTCATCACCGCCGCCATCGCCCTGCTCATCGGCGTCTCCCGGGTGGTCGCCGAGGGACACGCCCTCTTCCCGGGCGCCCGCGCCGGATTAGGTTTCGCGCTGCTCACCGGCGTCGTGGTCACCCACCTGGTGGCCGTACGCGGCGACCGCTGGTGGGGCAGCTCCGGCTCGGGCGCCGCCCTGGCGCTGTCCATGCTGCTCCAGTACGGCTGGGTCCCGGCCCTGCTCATCAGCCTCGCCGTGGTCACCCTCGTCGGCGCCGCCCGCCGCGACCGGCGCCAACAGGCCCTGGTCCACGGGTCCATCGACATCCTGGGGGTCGGCGCCGCCGGGCTGACGCTGGCCGTCTTCGGCGTGCGCCCCAGCGTCGCGCACCCGTGGCATCCCGACGACTGGACCCCGGCCATCCTCCTCCAGCTGCTGCTGGGCGCCGTGGCCTACCTGGTGGTCTCGCGCACCCTGCACTGGCTGTGCGACACCCCCTCCGCCGCGCTGCCCGCCGCCGGTTCCGCGGTCACCGCCGCCGCGCTGCTGCGGCAGGGCACGATAGCGCTCGCCCTGCTGTGCTTCGCCCCGCTCATCGTCGTGGTCGCCGCCGAAGTGCCGCTGCTCATCCCCCTGTTCGCGGTCCCGCTGATCGCCCTGGACCGCACCCTGTGGCTGGCCAACGCCCGCGCCGAGGAGCAACTCCTCGACCCGCTCACCGGACTGCCGAACCGCCAGTGGCTGCTGGACCGCACCCGTGCCGCCCTGGAGGAGGCCGCCCCCGAAGCGGCCCCCACCCCCGAGCCGGCCGACGTCCCGGCCCGCTGCGCCCTGGTCCTGATCGACCTCGACAGCTTCCGCGACGTCAACGACACCCTGGGTCATCTCACCGGCGACCGGCTGCTGCTCCAGATCGCCGACCGGATACGCGCCGGCCTGCCCCCGGAGGCCGCCGCCGCCCGGCTCGGCGGCGACGAGTTCGCCGTGCTGCTGCCCGGCGTCGAGTCCGCCGACGCCGCCCGGCACATCGCCCGCGATCTCATCCGTTCCCTCAGCGCCCCGCTCGAACTCGACGGCCTCACCCTGCTGATGGAGGCCAGCGCCGGCGTCGCCGTCGCCCCCGACCACGCCCGCGAGGCCGAGGACCTGCTGCGCCGCGCCGATGTCGCCATGTACGCCGCCAAACGGGATCGGTGCGGCGTCCAGGTGTACGAGGCCAGCCGCGACGAGCACACCCCCGACCGGCTCGGACTCCTCGGCGACCTGCGTCACGCCCTGGAGCGCGGCCAGGTCGAACTGCACTACCAGCCCAAGGTCGGCTTCGACGGCGCCGTCGCCGGCCTGGAGGCCCTCATCCGCTGGGTGCACCCCGAACGCGGCCGGGTCCCCCCGGACGAGTTCATCGCCATCGCCGAGACCTCCGGGCTGATGCCGCAGCTCACCGAGTACGTCCTGGAGACCGCGCTGCGTCAGGTGGCGCACTGGCGGGCCGCCGGACTGACCGTCCCGGTGGCCGTCAACGTCTCACCCCGCGACGTGTACACCGACGGTTTCACCGAGGCGGTGGCCGCCCGCCTCGCCCGGCACCGGGTCCCGGCGGGCTCGCTCCAGCTGGAGATCACCGAGCACGTCATGCTGGAGGACCCGCAGCACGCCGCCGACACCCTCGCCGGGCTCACCGCGCACGGCGTGAAGATCTCCCTCGACGACTTCGGCACCGGCTACTCCTCCCTGTCCTACCTGCGCACCCTGCCGGTCAGCGAGCTCAAGATCGACCGTTCCTTCGTCGCCGGCCTGGCCGCCGACCCGCAGAACGCCGAGATCGTCCGCTGCACCATCGAACTCGCCCACTCCCTGGGCCTGGTGGTCGTCGCCGAGGGCGTGGAGGACGACGAGACCTGGGAACGGCTGCGCGACATGGGCTGCGACGCCGTCCAGGGCTGGCTGGTGTCCGCCGCCCTGCCGCCCGCCGAGGCCACCGCCTGGCTGCGCGGGCGCGACAGCGACCCGCCGCCCGCCGAGGCGGCGCGGGCCACCGGCGCCGGAGAACTCCCGCACAACCACCAGCCGGTGCGCTGA
- a CDS encoding ATP-binding protein encodes MLGQVESPRISPVFIGRETERAALTAALGRAGAGEPQVLVIGGEAGVGKTRLLEEFLAAARNGGAVTAVGGCVELGADGLPFAPLASLLRSLHRRLGDELTAAAGGRETELARLLPELGEAPATGDGEPDRARLFELTVRLLERLAPAGRPLILAVEDLHWSDRSTRELLGYLFRSLQGSHLMVLVTYRADEIHRRHPLRPFLAELDRLRTVRRLDLARFTEHEVAAQMTAITGAAPDAALARSVFERSEGNPFFVEELTADGGAASAALSPTLRDLLLVRMEALPEQSQEVLRVVAAGGSFVEHALLAEVAGCSEAELLAALRTAVGAHLLVPTEGGDGYAFRHALMREAVLDDLLPGEHAQLNLRYARGLEAAGDAVPEDQRAARLAGYWYHAGQREKALPAVLEAAVHARRRYAYAEQLRLLERALELWDGVPQRVRAGLRPVDYVWAYPAPSADGALDFVDLLAEATMASLLSEGFDRAKSISRRALRALDEHRDPLRAAWFWLQRSRMDNGPERGDGRAELLRARELVRGLPPSVVHAQVMALDAARQSSGEPVGPQMFESAERAVSLARLVDAESIELYARFTLACLHTEAGDAEEGIAEMTAVLERVLARGEVSLLGRCLVNFGVTVAEAGRLDLALEMTERGLLLADRFGLADTTSWLSCNRAMVMLHRGRWAEAAASLRTVGQRTRTDTPRAAARVMAAQLALLRGDVPAARAELAAVHAGFRTPELRRDFLIGLNRVELELAVRAGDIRLARELFRVSVAGGAPPFNASHLWGLFHAAARAESDTRGLPEADEGRPEAVRLIREAMAPVSRRSPLWAGIGRVVDVELLRAESRDTAGRWAEAVAGLEPLGLPHHLADARVGWAEALLTRDTQAAGEERERAARLLRQARTVAAELGAAPVVARVDQLAARTRVALEPRPVPAPRQPAATSAPEDPFGLTPRERDVLALVAEGRSNRQIAERLFISPKTASVHVSNILAKLSVTSRGEAAALAHRLRLLAPVTPGR; translated from the coding sequence ATGCTCGGGCAGGTGGAGAGCCCTCGGATCAGCCCCGTGTTCATCGGCCGGGAGACCGAACGCGCCGCCCTGACCGCCGCGCTGGGGCGGGCCGGGGCCGGGGAGCCGCAGGTCCTCGTCATCGGCGGTGAGGCGGGCGTGGGCAAGACCCGGCTGCTGGAGGAGTTCCTGGCCGCCGCCCGGAACGGCGGCGCCGTCACCGCCGTCGGCGGCTGCGTCGAACTGGGCGCCGACGGACTGCCCTTCGCCCCCCTGGCGTCGCTGCTGCGGTCCCTGCACCGCCGGCTGGGCGACGAACTGACCGCGGCGGCCGGCGGCCGGGAGACCGAGCTGGCCCGGCTGCTGCCCGAACTGGGCGAGGCACCCGCCACGGGCGACGGCGAGCCGGACCGGGCCCGGCTGTTCGAGCTGACCGTCCGGCTGCTGGAGCGGCTGGCCCCGGCCGGACGCCCCCTGATCCTCGCGGTGGAGGATCTGCACTGGTCGGACCGCTCCACGCGGGAACTGCTCGGGTACCTCTTCCGCTCCCTCCAGGGCTCCCACCTGATGGTGCTGGTCACCTACCGCGCCGACGAGATCCACCGCCGCCACCCGCTGCGCCCCTTCCTCGCCGAGCTGGACCGGCTGCGCACCGTTCGGCGGCTGGACCTGGCGCGGTTCACCGAGCACGAGGTGGCCGCCCAGATGACCGCCATCACCGGGGCCGCGCCGGACGCCGCGCTGGCCAGGTCGGTGTTCGAACGGTCCGAGGGCAACCCGTTCTTCGTGGAGGAGCTGACCGCCGACGGCGGCGCGGCCAGCGCGGCGCTCAGCCCCACGCTGCGCGACCTGCTGCTGGTGCGGATGGAGGCCCTGCCCGAGCAGAGCCAGGAGGTGCTGCGGGTGGTGGCCGCGGGCGGCTCCTTCGTGGAGCACGCCCTGCTCGCCGAGGTCGCCGGCTGCTCCGAGGCCGAGCTGCTGGCCGCGCTGCGCACGGCGGTCGGCGCCCACCTGCTGGTTCCCACCGAGGGCGGCGACGGCTACGCCTTCCGGCACGCGCTCATGCGCGAGGCGGTGCTGGACGATCTGCTGCCCGGTGAGCACGCCCAGCTCAATCTCCGTTACGCGCGCGGTCTGGAGGCGGCCGGTGACGCCGTACCGGAGGATCAGCGCGCCGCCCGGCTCGCGGGGTACTGGTACCACGCCGGTCAGCGGGAGAAGGCGCTGCCCGCCGTGCTGGAGGCCGCGGTCCACGCCCGCCGCCGCTACGCCTACGCCGAGCAGCTGCGGCTGCTGGAACGGGCCCTGGAGCTGTGGGACGGGGTGCCGCAGCGGGTACGGGCCGGTCTGCGCCCGGTGGACTACGTCTGGGCCTATCCGGCCCCCTCCGCGGACGGCGCCCTGGACTTCGTCGATCTGCTGGCCGAGGCCACCATGGCGAGCCTGCTGTCCGAGGGGTTCGACCGGGCCAAGTCCATCAGCCGCCGTGCGCTGCGCGCCCTGGACGAGCACCGCGATCCGCTGCGCGCCGCGTGGTTCTGGCTGCAGCGTTCGCGGATGGACAACGGCCCCGAGCGCGGCGACGGCCGCGCCGAACTGCTCAGGGCCCGGGAACTGGTGCGCGGACTGCCGCCGTCCGTGGTGCACGCCCAGGTGATGGCGCTGGACGCCGCCCGGCAATCGTCGGGGGAGCCGGTGGGCCCGCAGATGTTCGAGTCGGCCGAGCGGGCGGTGTCGCTGGCCCGGCTCGTGGACGCCGAGTCCATCGAGCTGTACGCGCGCTTCACCCTGGCCTGTCTGCACACCGAGGCCGGCGACGCGGAGGAGGGCATCGCCGAGATGACGGCGGTGCTGGAGCGGGTGCTGGCCCGTGGCGAGGTGAGTCTGCTGGGCCGCTGCCTGGTCAACTTCGGCGTCACCGTGGCGGAGGCCGGCCGGCTGGACCTGGCGCTGGAGATGACGGAGCGCGGGCTGCTGCTGGCCGACCGCTTCGGCCTCGCCGACACCACCAGCTGGCTGTCCTGCAACCGGGCGATGGTGATGCTGCACCGGGGCCGCTGGGCGGAGGCCGCCGCCTCGCTCAGGACCGTCGGGCAGCGGACCCGAACCGACACGCCGCGGGCCGCCGCCCGGGTGATGGCCGCCCAGCTGGCGTTGCTGCGCGGCGATGTGCCGGCCGCCCGCGCCGAACTGGCCGCGGTGCACGCGGGCTTCCGCACCCCGGAGCTGCGCCGTGACTTCCTGATCGGGCTGAACCGGGTGGAGCTGGAGCTGGCGGTGCGCGCGGGTGACATCCGGCTGGCCAGGGAGCTGTTCCGGGTGTCCGTGGCGGGCGGTGCGCCGCCGTTCAACGCCAGCCACCTGTGGGGGCTGTTCCACGCGGCGGCCCGCGCGGAGTCGGACACCCGGGGGCTGCCGGAAGCGGACGAGGGCCGCCCGGAGGCGGTCCGCCTGATCCGCGAGGCCATGGCACCCGTATCCCGGCGCTCTCCGCTGTGGGCGGGCATCGGCCGGGTGGTCGATGTGGAACTGCTGCGTGCCGAGAGCCGGGATACGGCGGGGCGCTGGGCCGAGGCGGTGGCCGGCCTCGAACCGCTGGGGCTGCCCCACCACCTGGCGGATGCCCGGGTGGGCTGGGCGGAGGCGCTGCTCACCCGGGACACGCAGGCGGCGGGGGAGGAGCGGGAACGGGCGGCCCGGTTGCTGCGGCAGGCGCGCACGGTGGCGGCCGAGCTGGGCGCGGCGCCGGTGGTGGCCCGCGTCGATCAGCTTGCGGCGCGCACCCGGGTCGCCCTGGAGCCCCGTCCCGTGCCCGCACCGCGGCAGCCGGCGGCGACGTCCGCACCCGAGGACCCGTTCGGGCTCACTCCCCGGGAGCGGGACGTGCTCGCGCTGGTCGCCGAAGGGCGCAGCAACCGGCAGATTGCCGAGCGGCTGTTCATCTCGCCCAAGACGGCGAGTGTGCATGTCTCCAACATCCTGGCGAAACTGTCGGTCACCAGCCGCGGTGAGGCCGCGGCCCTGGCGCACCGGCTCAGGCTGCTGGCGCCCGTGACCCCGGGACGCTGA